A single window of Halobacterium jilantaiense DNA harbors:
- a CDS encoding DUF5791 family protein has product MFTEAIADPEETTDEAVHADYEATLAAVVEAGDIDAVAAESGVDSDVLDALAAGESPELTVEEAAGILGTSDDYPAADDLLLEVQDHLMLQMSSAVMDVEALASGLDDDYDAKELQQKLEGRQPMTLAEYARIHRYVAAENPY; this is encoded by the coding sequence GTGTTCACCGAAGCCATTGCGGACCCCGAGGAGACCACAGACGAGGCGGTTCACGCGGACTACGAGGCGACCCTCGCGGCCGTCGTCGAAGCCGGGGACATCGACGCTGTCGCGGCCGAGTCGGGCGTCGACAGCGACGTGCTCGACGCGCTCGCCGCGGGCGAGTCGCCGGAACTGACCGTCGAGGAGGCGGCCGGCATCCTCGGCACGAGCGACGACTACCCGGCGGCCGACGACCTGCTGCTGGAGGTCCAAGACCACCTGATGCTCCAGATGAGTTCGGCCGTGATGGACGTGGAGGCGCTGGCTAGCGGGCTCGACGACGACTACGACGCGAAGGAACTCCAGCAGAAACTGGAGGGCCGCCAGCCGATGACGCTCGCGGAGTACGCTCGCATCCACCGCTACGTCGCCGCGGAGAACCCCTACTGA
- a CDS encoding DUF7284 family protein, giving the protein MAVTRAVSTVVDVSLAILLVSAAAVALVTIPADGPDPPDPDAAARTVLASTVTVDYGPADERAASGRVSTLLAHATVAADRDEQPEFVAAVVDATGEVAATAGSRVELVATVGRESLRVGPRPPPDASVAATTHEVPANETTVAVTVRTWSA; this is encoded by the coding sequence GTGGCAGTGACCCGCGCCGTCAGCACCGTCGTCGACGTTTCGCTGGCGATACTGCTCGTGAGCGCGGCCGCCGTCGCCCTCGTCACGATTCCTGCAGACGGCCCTGACCCACCCGATCCCGACGCGGCCGCCCGGACCGTGCTCGCGAGCACGGTCACGGTCGACTACGGCCCGGCCGACGAACGGGCCGCCTCGGGTCGAGTGTCGACGCTGCTCGCGCACGCCACCGTCGCTGCCGACCGGGACGAGCAGCCGGAGTTCGTCGCGGCCGTCGTCGACGCGACTGGCGAGGTCGCCGCGACAGCCGGCAGTCGGGTCGAACTGGTCGCGACAGTCGGTCGGGAGTCGCTGCGCGTTGGCCCGCGACCGCCGCCAGACGCCTCGGTCGCCGCGACGACCCACGAGGTGCCGGCGAACGAGACGACTGTCGCGGTCACCGTCCGGACGTGGTCGGCGTGA
- a CDS encoding glycosyltransferase family protein, translated as MDYTQERVATLHDYGDADPAAPAGRAAVVVPMTDREYAGLATERVFSELERVGPAEVVVPLRAPAERVPDFRDWLADFDLDLTLLWCDGPRVEGLLADAGLTGARGKGRDVWLALGVAARQDFVVLHDADTDTYEARDVRKLLFPLADGFDFSKGYYARVENDRLYGRLFRLFYEPLLAALQDTHSHGVLDFLGSFRYALAGECGLTSETARGLRVQREWGLEVGTLGEAFRLAGLDGAAQVDLGRYEHDHRAVSGPTGLSEMSEGVGAALFRAVEDAGVDVAYDEVRERYREHADRFVRAYGADAAFNGFEYDAAGERDQTGTYADAVQPPGDDDRLPAWDDAPLDPDAVAAAARADVTATED; from the coding sequence ATGGACTACACGCAGGAGCGCGTGGCGACGCTCCACGACTACGGCGACGCCGACCCGGCCGCGCCCGCGGGCCGCGCCGCCGTCGTCGTCCCGATGACCGACCGCGAGTACGCCGGCCTCGCGACCGAGCGCGTGTTCTCGGAACTGGAGCGCGTCGGCCCAGCAGAGGTCGTCGTGCCGCTGCGCGCGCCGGCCGAACGCGTCCCCGACTTCCGGGACTGGCTCGCGGACTTCGACCTCGACCTCACCCTGCTCTGGTGTGACGGCCCCCGAGTGGAGGGGCTGCTCGCCGACGCCGGCCTGACCGGCGCTCGCGGGAAGGGGCGGGACGTCTGGCTGGCGCTCGGCGTCGCGGCCCGACAGGACTTCGTCGTGCTCCACGACGCCGACACCGACACCTACGAGGCCCGCGACGTTCGTAAACTCTTGTTCCCGCTGGCCGACGGGTTCGACTTCTCGAAGGGGTACTACGCTCGCGTGGAGAACGACCGGCTGTACGGCCGGCTGTTCCGCCTGTTCTACGAGCCGCTGCTGGCGGCGCTCCAGGACACCCACAGCCACGGCGTGCTGGACTTCCTCGGGTCGTTCCGGTACGCGCTCGCCGGCGAGTGCGGGCTCACGAGCGAGACGGCCCGCGGCCTGCGCGTTCAGCGCGAGTGGGGCCTCGAAGTCGGTACGCTCGGCGAGGCCTTCCGGCTCGCCGGCCTCGACGGCGCGGCACAGGTCGACCTGGGGCGCTACGAGCACGACCACCGCGCCGTCTCGGGCCCGACCGGGCTCTCGGAGATGAGCGAGGGCGTCGGCGCGGCGCTGTTCCGCGCTGTCGAGGACGCTGGCGTCGACGTGGCCTACGACGAGGTCCGCGAGCGCTACCGCGAGCACGCCGACCGGTTCGTGCGCGCGTACGGCGCTGACGCCGCGTTCAACGGCTTCGAGTACGACGCCGCGGGCGAACGCGACCAGACCGGGACGTACGCCGACGCGGTCCAGCCGCCCGGCGACGACGACCGGCTGCCGGCGTGGGACGACGCCCCGCTCGACCCGGACGCGGTCGCGGCGGCGGCCCGCGCGGACGTCACGGCGACAGAGGACTGA
- a CDS encoding DUF7285 family protein has translation MSRWSARRAQVEPVAAVVAVLALCLALVAYGSVSAGVLPGPGASAPAGQVLDDAVDAATTEGSVVVSPSALSGTVAPAGYQASVRLTADNRSWNTGADAPPPEAASASRRVPVRVAPGEVAPGRLTVAVWQ, from the coding sequence ATGTCACGCTGGTCGGCGCGTAGGGCGCAGGTCGAGCCCGTGGCGGCCGTCGTCGCGGTGCTCGCGCTCTGTCTGGCGCTCGTCGCGTACGGCAGCGTTAGCGCTGGTGTTCTACCTGGACCGGGAGCGTCGGCCCCGGCCGGACAGGTCCTCGACGACGCCGTCGACGCCGCGACGACAGAGGGGAGCGTGGTCGTGTCGCCGTCGGCGCTCTCGGGAACGGTTGCGCCGGCCGGCTACCAGGCCAGCGTCCGGCTTACGGCTGATAATCGCTCGTGGAATACGGGTGCCGACGCTCCGCCGCCAGAGGCTGCGTCTGCGTCCCGGCGCGTGCCGGTGCGAGTCGCGCCCGGCGAGGTGGCTCCCGGCCGACTGACCGTGGCGGTGTGGCAGTGA
- a CDS encoding DUF7286 family protein: protein MRLAEDERARVPFALVGVVLLVASASAAAVLAGHDPAPDRTRGDRAIDRAETSVDAALAGTARTALRNAAENPVVSPADSRYGDALDPETAFRDALALRVYARFERALRTVDASAGSATASASLPRVQSTADAAAAIERTTVERVNDSVVEVRVAGVETAVERGGRTLDRRERTASVRVHSPTLTLHDRAQRFERLLDRGALDGPGLDRRLTDLLHRVVWLRGPLQYAGAPIGNVLANRHVALAANRALLDQQRAAFGRLDDAGSDAYARAFAETGLRDVLAAGKRTAKSRAGAVLEERGQSGTATDVGFAAVEAAAEQADRAVPISVNATADRAFVGFVDGAAGRGLGGTLADALVGFADRSVAVERVDRTTTSRGSIPDDWRLVRTDTTTERSVSATPAGRVDVAGRRAERTGRRVVTTEATTRRYRNGTNTRTVTETTRTTHRVTIGVGYEADPPVRDRLSTERDAVLDAPVRSVGPALRERYAAASVRRLLRSDGGADAIARRAVAGEVVEKRAVVRPAVPAPVRERAADAVASLRDDARNVTVELSTRALASGDGATADLVDRVWALREVGDEYDTATARAVAAAEEAYLARVVVALREQGVGGGVAAVGEELGDRGVQRPPAGRADAAEAGPVAAVEGTPPYLTLGEVTPATADVDDAYHPLTARNRNWFTAPHGAVAEAVVSAALPDPPDRVGLGRAGQALRAADSALDTGENDTLAEHRARLRDAVAGGVDDARVAYGGVLSSSPVDFDPEERKRAVEAALARWPTLAGAATAIANGSAAEAVAAAAAEVADAGPRARDRLDARLRANAADVASKGRVEVESGLVRETTRAAHAVVEAAAVEAVDATSSALAAEAARRAGVPDMGALPAGLPLAPVPGSWYATANAWTVELRGSWAEFTVRAEAGTPVAPEGVAYVRRDEPVAFDVNGDGRPDSVGSNERVSFAVEATVGVVVPPGPRGVGDTSGGQDERSPGW, encoded by the coding sequence GTGAGGCTCGCCGAAGACGAGCGGGCGCGCGTCCCGTTCGCGCTCGTCGGTGTCGTGTTGCTCGTCGCGAGCGCGAGCGCCGCCGCCGTCCTCGCCGGCCACGACCCGGCACCCGACCGCACCCGTGGCGACCGCGCCATCGACCGCGCGGAGACGAGCGTCGACGCCGCGCTCGCGGGCACAGCCAGAACCGCGCTCCGGAACGCCGCCGAGAACCCAGTGGTGTCGCCGGCGGACAGTCGCTACGGCGACGCCCTCGACCCCGAGACGGCGTTCCGGGACGCCCTCGCGCTCCGCGTGTACGCTCGGTTCGAGCGCGCCCTCCGGACCGTCGACGCGTCCGCCGGCAGCGCGACCGCGTCGGCGTCGCTCCCGCGAGTCCAGTCGACGGCCGACGCTGCGGCGGCCATCGAGCGAACGACCGTCGAGCGCGTGAACGACTCGGTCGTCGAGGTGCGCGTCGCCGGCGTCGAGACGGCCGTCGAACGCGGCGGCCGCACGCTCGACCGCCGCGAGCGGACCGCCTCGGTTCGCGTTCACAGCCCGACGCTGACCCTCCACGACCGCGCGCAGCGATTCGAGCGCCTGCTCGACCGCGGCGCGCTCGACGGTCCGGGGCTGGACCGCCGGCTCACCGACCTCCTGCACCGAGTGGTGTGGCTCCGGGGGCCACTCCAGTACGCCGGCGCACCAATCGGGAACGTGCTCGCGAATCGGCACGTCGCGCTCGCCGCGAACCGCGCGCTCCTCGACCAGCAGCGCGCGGCGTTCGGCCGCCTCGACGACGCCGGTAGCGACGCCTACGCTCGGGCGTTCGCCGAGACGGGGCTCCGAGACGTACTCGCGGCGGGCAAGCGCACTGCGAAGTCGCGGGCGGGGGCCGTCCTCGAAGAGCGCGGACAGAGCGGTACGGCTACCGATGTCGGCTTCGCAGCGGTCGAGGCGGCGGCAGAACAGGCGGACCGGGCCGTCCCCATCTCGGTGAACGCCACCGCCGACCGCGCGTTCGTCGGGTTCGTGGACGGGGCAGCCGGGCGCGGACTCGGCGGCACGCTCGCGGACGCGCTCGTCGGGTTCGCTGACCGCTCGGTCGCCGTCGAGCGCGTCGACCGAACCACGACCAGCCGCGGCTCCATCCCCGACGACTGGCGGCTGGTTCGCACAGACACGACGACCGAGCGGAGCGTGTCGGCGACGCCGGCCGGGCGCGTCGACGTGGCGGGGCGTCGGGCCGAACGGACCGGGAGACGGGTCGTCACCACGGAGGCCACGACCCGGCGGTACCGGAACGGGACGAACACGCGGACCGTCACCGAGACGACCCGAACCACGCACCGGGTGACAATCGGGGTCGGCTACGAGGCCGACCCGCCGGTCCGCGACCGGCTGTCTACCGAGCGAGACGCCGTCCTCGACGCCCCCGTCCGAAGCGTCGGGCCGGCGCTTCGAGAGCGGTACGCGGCCGCTTCCGTCCGGCGGTTGCTCCGGAGCGACGGCGGTGCAGACGCAATCGCGCGCCGCGCCGTCGCCGGCGAGGTCGTCGAGAAGCGAGCGGTCGTCCGACCGGCAGTTCCAGCGCCAGTCCGGGAGCGTGCGGCCGACGCCGTCGCTTCGCTCCGCGACGATGCCCGGAACGTCACAGTGGAACTGTCGACGCGTGCCCTCGCGTCGGGCGACGGGGCGACTGCGGACCTCGTCGACCGCGTCTGGGCGCTCCGCGAGGTCGGCGACGAGTACGACACAGCGACGGCACGGGCCGTTGCCGCCGCGGAGGAGGCGTACCTCGCGCGCGTCGTCGTCGCGCTCCGCGAGCAGGGAGTCGGCGGCGGCGTCGCTGCGGTCGGCGAGGAACTGGGCGACCGCGGCGTCCAGCGACCGCCGGCGGGTCGTGCCGACGCCGCCGAGGCCGGACCAGTGGCTGCGGTCGAGGGGACGCCGCCGTACCTCACGCTCGGCGAGGTGACGCCGGCGACGGCCGACGTGGACGACGCCTACCACCCGCTCACGGCGCGGAACCGCAACTGGTTCACCGCGCCCCACGGCGCTGTCGCCGAGGCCGTCGTGTCGGCCGCGCTCCCGGACCCACCAGACCGCGTCGGCCTCGGTCGGGCGGGTCAGGCGCTCCGGGCGGCCGACAGCGCGCTCGACACCGGCGAGAACGACACGCTCGCCGAACATCGCGCCCGGCTCCGGGACGCGGTCGCCGGGGGCGTCGACGACGCACGAGTGGCTTACGGCGGCGTGCTGTCGTCCTCCCCCGTCGACTTCGACCCAGAGGAGCGCAAGCGAGCGGTCGAGGCGGCGCTCGCGCGCTGGCCGACACTCGCGGGGGCGGCGACCGCAATCGCGAACGGGTCGGCGGCCGAGGCGGTCGCCGCGGCGGCGGCCGAGGTCGCTGACGCGGGGCCGCGGGCTCGCGACCGGCTGGACGCGAGGCTGCGGGCGAACGCGGCGGACGTGGCTTCGAAGGGCCGCGTCGAAGTCGAGTCCGGACTGGTGCGGGAGACGACTCGGGCCGCGCACGCGGTCGTGGAGGCCGCGGCAGTCGAAGCCGTGGACGCGACGAGCAGCGCGCTCGCGGCGGAGGCGGCGCGGCGCGCCGGCGTTCCGGACATGGGCGCGCTCCCGGCCGGACTGCCGCTCGCGCCCGTGCCGGGGTCGTGGTACGCGACGGCGAACGCGTGGACGGTCGAACTCCGCGGGTCGTGGGCCGAGTTCACCGTTCGAGCCGAGGCCGGGACGCCGGTGGCTCCGGAGGGTGTGGCGTACGTCCGTCGCGACGAGCCGGTCGCGTTCGACGTGAACGGTGACGGACGACCCGACTCAGTGGGCTCGAACGAGCGCGTGTCGTTCGCGGTCGAGGCGACCGTCGGTGTGGTGGTGCCGCCCGGCCCCCGGGGCGTCGGCGACACCTCTGGCGGACAGGACGAGCGGTCGCCCGGCTGGTAA
- a CDS encoding aldo/keto reductase, whose protein sequence is MATADGTFEYKERFGEGRARTYFRRVGDRAVSSVGLGTYLGDPTDAVDDAIYETVKAGLESGVNVVDTAVNYRHQRSERAVGRAVRDSDIDRNAAFVSTKGGFVPFDGEAPADPGEYVQREFVDAGLVDSADLAHGSHCVAPGFVDAMVDRSLDNLGLDTIDLYYVHNPETQLDERPASEVYDQLEATFERLEERVAAGDLVHYGVATWDAFRVPRDHERFLDLGEVISRARSAAKAVGNTATHLRAVQVPFSVYMADAFTVESQEGPEGLQSVLWYAHEAGLNVFTSASLAQGEVLSGVPDAVDEKLSGETPAQRGLNFARSAPGVTCSLAGTTSPEHVRENARAGEFEPLGAQAFDAVFE, encoded by the coding sequence ATGGCCACGGCCGACGGGACCTTCGAGTACAAGGAGCGATTCGGCGAGGGGCGGGCGCGCACGTACTTCCGGCGCGTGGGGGACCGCGCCGTCTCCAGTGTCGGCCTCGGCACGTACCTCGGCGACCCGACCGACGCGGTCGACGACGCCATCTACGAGACGGTCAAAGCGGGTCTCGAATCGGGCGTGAACGTCGTGGATACCGCGGTGAACTACCGCCACCAGCGCAGCGAGCGCGCTGTCGGGCGCGCGGTCCGGGACAGCGACATCGACCGGAACGCCGCGTTCGTCTCGACGAAAGGCGGCTTCGTGCCGTTCGACGGCGAGGCACCCGCCGACCCCGGCGAGTACGTCCAGCGGGAGTTCGTGGACGCGGGGCTGGTCGATTCGGCGGACCTCGCGCACGGCAGTCACTGCGTCGCGCCCGGGTTCGTGGACGCGATGGTCGACCGGTCACTGGACAACCTCGGTCTGGACACCATCGACCTCTACTACGTCCACAACCCCGAGACCCAACTGGACGAACGGCCCGCCAGCGAGGTGTACGACCAGCTAGAGGCGACCTTCGAGCGTCTGGAGGAGCGCGTCGCTGCGGGCGACCTCGTCCACTACGGCGTCGCGACCTGGGACGCCTTCCGGGTGCCCCGGGACCACGAGCGCTTCCTCGACCTCGGGGAGGTCATCTCCCGGGCGCGGAGCGCGGCGAAGGCGGTCGGGAACACGGCGACGCACCTGCGCGCCGTCCAGGTGCCGTTCAGCGTCTACATGGCCGACGCGTTCACGGTCGAGAGCCAGGAGGGGCCGGAGGGCCTTCAGAGCGTACTCTGGTACGCCCACGAGGCCGGCCTGAACGTCTTCACGTCGGCGAGCCTCGCGCAGGGCGAGGTGCTGTCGGGCGTTCCGGACGCGGTCGACGAGAAGCTTTCAGGGGAGACGCCGGCACAGCGCGGCCTGAACTTCGCGCGGAGCGCGCCCGGCGTCACGTGCTCGCTGGCGGGCACCACCAGCCCGGAGCACGTCCGCGAGAACGCGCGCGCCGGCGAGTTCGAGCCGCTGGGCGCGCAGGCGTTCGACGCCGTCTTCGAGTAG
- a CDS encoding DUF7283 family protein: MFDTPADTPPVLVALSLVSTALAGVAFAASPTPPPRAAPLAGTVDAVAAADTAGVETREVAAEALRLTPNEVAVRSDAGTAHAQFAYGLVVPVREDTRLWAVLHGTPPDDRFADPSALRSAADDATAREHRWRDDPARLTVRRVTWRGVDVTLVGA; this comes from the coding sequence GTGTTCGACACGCCCGCCGACACGCCACCGGTCCTGGTCGCGCTGTCTCTCGTGAGTACCGCGCTCGCCGGCGTCGCGTTCGCCGCGAGCCCCACACCGCCACCCCGGGCGGCCCCGCTCGCCGGCACCGTCGACGCCGTCGCGGCCGCCGACACCGCCGGTGTGGAGACGCGCGAGGTCGCCGCCGAGGCGCTCCGACTCACCCCGAACGAGGTCGCCGTGCGGAGCGACGCCGGCACCGCACACGCCCAGTTCGCCTACGGTCTGGTCGTGCCAGTCCGCGAGGACACCCGACTCTGGGCCGTCCTCCACGGGACGCCGCCCGACGACCGCTTCGCGGACCCGTCGGCGCTCCGGAGTGCCGCCGACGACGCGACTGCCCGCGAGCACCGCTGGCGAGACGACCCGGCGCGTCTGACCGTCCGCCGCGTCACCTGGAGGGGTGTGGATGTCACGCTGGTCGGCGCGTAG
- a CDS encoding MFS transporter, with protein sequence MAPTSDGDGRRLPLFGTLCGLVFLVNFGRVVFAPLVAPLQEFFVASDAAVGLVATLAWLGSALPRLPTGYLLTRFPRHRVVLGTGVLLTVASALMTFAPSIELVMVGALLVGLASGVYFVAANPLVSELFPDRVGRVIGIHGTASQLAAALAPVLVGRLLLVHYTWRAPFYLLSAAAAVVTVVLYVTAKRADLPDAGGTDRDLIGGIRRQYRVVALGVVIVGLTGLVWNGFFNFYPKYLVETKGVPESTANVLLTVVFAAGVPAFWYTGRLADRFRHVPLMLAVLGSFVVTLFAMTVVEGTLGVAVVSLFLGYAVHSLFPAIDTFLLDSLPDSDRGSAYAGYSATMMIVQAFGSVAVGTLLGTGFAYDTIFRTGAAGLGVLVVGLVVFQRAGRLPQGAS encoded by the coding sequence GTGGCTCCGACCAGCGACGGCGACGGCCGCCGGCTTCCACTGTTCGGGACGCTGTGCGGGCTCGTCTTCCTCGTGAACTTCGGCCGGGTCGTGTTCGCGCCCCTGGTGGCACCCCTCCAGGAGTTCTTCGTGGCGAGCGACGCGGCCGTCGGGCTGGTGGCGACGCTGGCGTGGCTCGGTAGCGCGCTCCCGCGGCTCCCGACCGGCTACCTCCTCACGCGGTTCCCGCGGCACCGCGTCGTCCTCGGGACGGGCGTCCTGCTCACCGTGGCGTCCGCGCTGATGACGTTCGCGCCCAGCATCGAGCTGGTGATGGTCGGCGCGCTGCTCGTCGGGCTCGCCTCCGGTGTCTACTTCGTCGCCGCCAACCCCCTCGTCAGCGAGCTGTTCCCGGACCGGGTCGGCCGCGTCATCGGCATCCACGGGACGGCCTCCCAGCTCGCCGCCGCGCTCGCGCCCGTCCTGGTCGGCCGACTGCTGCTCGTCCACTACACGTGGCGTGCGCCGTTCTACCTCCTGTCTGCGGCCGCCGCCGTCGTCACCGTCGTGCTGTACGTCACGGCGAAGCGCGCGGACCTTCCGGACGCCGGCGGCACGGACCGCGACCTCATCGGCGGCATCCGCCGCCAGTACCGCGTCGTCGCGCTCGGCGTCGTCATCGTCGGCCTCACCGGCCTCGTCTGGAACGGCTTCTTCAACTTCTATCCGAAGTACCTCGTGGAGACCAAGGGCGTCCCCGAGAGCACCGCGAACGTCCTGCTGACAGTCGTGTTCGCGGCGGGCGTCCCGGCGTTCTGGTACACGGGCCGTCTCGCCGACCGCTTCCGGCACGTCCCCCTGATGCTCGCCGTCCTCGGGTCGTTCGTCGTCACGCTGTTCGCGATGACCGTCGTCGAGGGCACGCTCGGTGTCGCCGTCGTCTCCCTCTTTCTGGGGTACGCCGTCCACAGCCTCTTCCCCGCCATCGACACCTTCCTCCTGGACAGCCTCCCGGACAGCGACCGCGGGTCGGCGTACGCCGGCTACAGCGCGACGATGATGATCGTGCAGGCGTTCGGGAGCGTCGCCGTCGGCACCCTGCTGGGCACTGGCTTCGCCTACGACACCATCTTCCGCACGGGCGCTGCCGGTCTCGGCGTACTCGTCGTCGGCCTCGTGGTGTTCCAGCGCGCGGGGCGATTGCCGCAGGGCGCAAGCTAA
- a CDS encoding HVO_0758 family zinc finger protein, producing MSSVQQALRSGAVRKDTYERLVCADCDTRLVTQDRGGVGWRRACPDCGREWKQIR from the coding sequence ATGAGCTCCGTCCAGCAGGCGCTGCGGTCCGGTGCAGTTCGCAAGGACACCTACGAGCGACTGGTCTGTGCGGACTGCGACACCAGGCTCGTCACCCAAGACCGCGGCGGGGTCGGGTGGCGGCGGGCGTGCCCGGACTGCGGCCGCGAGTGGAAGCAGATCCGGTAG
- a CDS encoding SDR family oxidoreductase encodes MDVAVLGCGYVGIELARQLASAGHSAVGVRRSADGLAAVRETGADAVEADVTDAGSLEAVPDVDAVVFAASSGGRGADAAREVYVDGLRTAVEQFGGRDDAPEKFVYTSSTGVYGDHDGGWVDESTPLDPTTEKTEVLVEAERVAREEAPEFGMDPTVVRFAGLYGPDRYRLTRYLDGPVTEGYLNMVHRDDAAGVVRFALTDDAADGEEVLLAVDDEPVDKWAFADWLADECGVDHPEKQTVDERIAAGDLSTPAERRVRTSKRCSNERLRDLGYEFAYPTFQEGYRAAVEAFERGEYK; translated from the coding sequence ATGGACGTCGCCGTTCTGGGCTGTGGCTACGTCGGTATCGAACTCGCCCGACAGCTCGCGTCGGCGGGGCACAGCGCCGTCGGCGTCCGGCGGTCCGCAGACGGGCTCGCGGCGGTCCGCGAGACGGGTGCCGACGCCGTCGAAGCCGACGTGACCGACGCCGGGTCGCTCGAAGCGGTGCCGGACGTCGACGCCGTCGTGTTCGCGGCGTCCTCTGGCGGCCGGGGTGCCGACGCCGCTCGCGAGGTGTACGTCGACGGCCTGCGGACGGCCGTCGAGCAGTTTGGGGGTCGCGACGACGCGCCCGAGAAGTTCGTCTACACGTCGAGTACCGGCGTCTACGGCGACCACGACGGCGGCTGGGTGGACGAGTCGACGCCACTCGACCCGACCACCGAGAAGACCGAAGTACTGGTCGAAGCGGAGCGCGTCGCCCGCGAGGAGGCCCCCGAGTTCGGGATGGACCCGACCGTGGTCCGGTTCGCCGGTCTGTACGGCCCCGACCGCTACCGGCTAACACGCTATCTGGACGGCCCGGTCACCGAGGGCTACCTGAACATGGTCCACCGCGACGACGCAGCCGGCGTCGTTCGGTTCGCGCTCACCGACGACGCCGCCGACGGCGAGGAGGTGTTGCTGGCCGTCGACGACGAACCCGTCGACAAGTGGGCGTTCGCGGACTGGCTCGCGGACGAGTGCGGCGTCGACCACCCCGAGAAGCAGACCGTCGACGAACGCATCGCGGCCGGCGACCTGTCGACGCCCGCCGAACGCCGCGTCCGCACGAGCAAGCGCTGCTCGAACGAGCGGCTCCGCGACCTGGGCTACGAGTTCGCGTACCCGACGTTCCAGGAGGGGTACCGGGCCGCAGTCGAGGCGTTCGAACGCGGCGAGTACAAGTAG